The DNA segment atctttttagtattcacaacaaaaattcaaaaacttatttacacaattcagaatgaaagaaaataaaggttatAAAATATATTCCATGcatgtaatataaaaataattatttaaataaagatatttttataatatacattatatattcttgaaagttatgctcaattatattgtTATGTTTCTACCAACTTTCTAATGACACAAAGTTATGTCACCGAAAAGTAGGGGGAGTATTTGTATAGAGTAAAATATGCAATTTTAGGTCGTGCatgaaatatatataatataattgagcataactttcaagaatatataatgtatcttataaaaattcttttatttaaataattatttttatattaagtacatgaaatatatattttacaatctttattttctttcattctacattgtgtaaataattttttgaatttttgttgttaatactaaaattattattactaaaagttattctaattaatttttttactatgttcattattttgttattccagcattatatatgcttaaatactttattttaattaataaataatatttattctataggtaagtccataatataaattaaaaagggaaaaattataatattaaaaagtttaaaaaaaataaaaagaagataaatgtttataaagagggtaaaataggtatttggcaatccaaaatttcaaaaatctagttgagtgacttCTGAGTACAATATGCATAGTTCaatgactttgttgttacaaacgaaagaaaagtAACTTTAGGAGATAATTTAGGATTCTGTAATGGACTCACAAAGAAATTACTACAAGTACGTACTTCCAGtaataaaaatccagaaaatgcAAGAAAAACCGGCATTTCATAGTTGCCGGTGTTGTTCTTATAGTAATACGTATTTTACTTACAGTATAGCATTCATTATTATATATAGATTACGCAACATGATTAGGTGGTGAAATTTTTAGCTAAAGAAAATCATGGACTTCGAAAAtcatcaagaagaagaagaaactgaACCACCACCGAGACACGACGACTCACTCGATAACTCGAACTCAACTCACCCAACAAAAATGCCGAGTCCTACACCAATGGAACTCGAACCCTTAGCGGTGGTTCACACGTGGCATAATAATAAGCCAAAGTACAAAGAGTGTCTGAAGAACCACGCCGTAAGTATCGGCGGCCACGCCGTAGACGGCTGTGGTGAGTTTATGCCTGCCGGTGAAGATGGCTCACTTGATTCCCTTAAATGTGCTGCTTGTAACTGCCACCGCAATTTCCACCGTAAAATTACTCAACCACCACCCAACGCCGTTGAGCCGCTGCCGTTTGTTAATTACCATTCGTCGTACTACAGAAGCTTACCGCCACCTTGTGGGTATTTACAGTACCACGTGGCGCCACAACAAAGACCGTTAGCTTTGCCGTCGACTTCTGGAGGTGGTGGATATTGGGAGGATCAGGAGGACATGTCCAACCTCAATAATAGCGgaggtattttttttttctttatttttttttaatattatattagAGAATTGGGGTTGTGAGTTGAAGGTGACAATAGCTAAAAATTTATacaagggattcaagaaaatATTAGAGTTCCACACTAGCATTTGAACATGTgacaaaaaataaattttgaactCTTTTGCtactttaattttttaaaaaaattgtcaAGGAGATTCATAATATTTATATATAAGTCTCGGTATCATAGGCTAGAGTTAGAATTTGAAGTTTATAGACTTGTGATTTTAGTCATTTTTTTAATTTACTTGATTCTAAATTAGTACGTCGTCCTTGCTCGATGGTCATTTGAACATATTCAAACAATTTTTTTTAGACAAATTGAAAGATCAGAGTTACTTGGTTCGGCTGAAGCCGCAGTAGACAACAACTCCACCTTTGCTCCATAGTAATTTGAACATACTCAACAAATTTCTTTAGACAAACTGAGAGATCAAAGTTACTTGGTTCGGCTGAAGCCGTAATAGACAATAGCTAGTAGCGTATGCAAGAATTTTTGTAAGCGATGCCAAAATTTATAGACGTACATGAATTATAATTTCAAGTATCATACTTATAGACAAAAAATATTCTTAGTCTATCGGGTTTGTTGAATTTCAAGTTAGAAAAAGATCCTGGATTCAATTCTACTTCATCACAATTTTTAATCATACAGACTCTTTTAGAACAAAATCAAGCACTCAACCAGCACATCAAGAGACAATTTATATCAAGTAGTGTCATCTTTTCCTACTTATCTGTTCCCTCAcaatattaatacatatatttagtaCAAAAAATTGACGAAGCGGTGTCGCGTGACACCGCTTCGCTAAGAGGGCATCCGCCCCTGACAGTAGCTGCACCTTTGCTCGATAGTAATTTGAACATATTTAACGAATTTCTTTAAACAAACTAAGAGACCAAAGTTACTTGGTTCGGCTGAAGCCGTATCAACAGTAACTCCAGCTTTGCTCGAGAAGTTACTTGATTCGGCCGAAATCGTGATCGATCAGTAGCTCCACCTTTGCTCGAGAGTAATTGTGtgactaattttttttaaaagttaagTCATTATATAATTAAGAATATCTTTAATTTACTTAATTATGTTTTAGCAGGCAGTGGTTCGAAGAAGCGATTTCGGACAAAATTTAGCCAAGAACAGAAGGAGAAAATGCAAGAATTAGCAGATAAATTGGGGTGGCGAATTCAAAGGGAAGATGAGGAGTTGGTGCAGCAGTTGTGCAACGAGACTGGAGTGAGAAGGCAAGTGTTTAAAGTTTGGATGCATAACAACAAGAACACTCTTGGTAAGAAACcctagaacaaaaagaaaaataaagaagccCCATTATTTTTAGGTATTTTTGTTAATATTATGTTAGATATTGACTACTTATTTTGTATCTGGAAATTAAACTACGTATCTTCTTGTTAGAAGAGGAATACTTTGAAATTAATTTGAGATGTAGCTGAGAATGTGATCTTTATCAATAGTTAGTTGATATTATTCGAGACGGATTATGAATTTAAACTACGTGAGTTCAACTTTTAAGATTATAAGTAGTACCTACTATTTGTTGCAATTTTAGTGGATTTATATATAGATTTATGCCCCGTATCTAAATTACTGGATTCAGATGAACGAAGTGTGGATCCGCATACTACTAATTAAGTTTTAGGCCAAGAATATTGCTCTTTCCTTCTACTTCCACTTGTGTACTCGGAAATTTATTTCAGCGCATATTAAGTTGGGAATGTTAAATGCATCATTGTATCTTTACTTCTTCCAGATTATTACAAGTGTTTATAAAAGAGGTCAAATGGTAAACAAATCTGCTTGTTTTTTTATTCCTAGGAAGATTAATTGATCCAAGCTATGTTTCTGAAGCTTGTTTTTCGTAGGACACGAAAGGTAAGttgaaaacaaacaacaacatgcctagtataatttTATAAGTGGGGTCGGAGTAATGTAATATCTACGCAAGCTTACTTCTACGTAGTTAGAAATGATAATTTTAATAGACAATCAGGCTCAAAGTAAGCATGCATAATCACACCGAAATAGAGAAAGAAATACAGCagtaaaaaggtaaaaaaaaaaataacaagaaTATAAAAAGGTAACGTTGGAAGTGGAACTTAatcaaagaaaagataaaaatggttggaaaaggaaaaaggaattGAGAAAATGGTTGCGTTTAAGCTTGCTAGATACACACTAACAAAGAGTAATTAATAGAGCATGACGAAACGAATTAACTTCTTTTTATACTCCTTCCgatttattttaattgatttttttggcTGTTATTAAGAAATTACTTTTAAGcattaattaataatgaaattaaCTTTATTAACCTTAATTTATTCATTATAAATATAATAAATACTTCTAAACTCTTTACTCCAAAtgcaattttagaaaaaaaaaataaattttcttgatatttaaaaaaaaaattaaatattgtggaccataaaaaaaagtcaaaaaattaattaaagtaacAGTTATGTCTTAACTTACGCAGGCTTAAACTATTCAATCATGTATAGTATATTATTATCCCTTATCCCAATAACCAAA comes from the Nicotiana sylvestris chromosome 4, ASM39365v2, whole genome shotgun sequence genome and includes:
- the LOC104220359 gene encoding zinc-finger homeodomain protein 2-like isoform X2, whose product is MDFENHQEEEETEPPPRHDDSLDNSNSTHPTKMPSPTPMELEPLAVVHTWHNNKPKYKECLKNHAVSIGGHAVDGCGEFMPAGEDGSLDSLKCAACNCHRNFHRKITQPPPNAVEPLPFVNYHSSYYRSLPPPCGYLQYHVAPQQRPLALPSTSGGGGYWEDQEDMSNLNNSGGSGSKKRFRTKFSQEQKEKMQELADKLGWRIQREDEELVQQLCNETGVRRQVFKVWMHNNKNTLGKKP
- the LOC104220359 gene encoding zinc-finger homeodomain protein 2-like isoform X1, producing the protein MDFENHQEEEETEPPPRHDDSLDNSNSTHPTKMPSPTPMELEPLAVVHTWHNNKPKYKECLKNHAVSIGGHAVDGCGEFMPAGEDGSLDSLKCAACNCHRNFHRKITQPPPNAVEPLPFVNYHSSYYRSLPPPCGYLQYHVAPQQRPLALPSTSGGGGYWEDQEDMSNLNNSGAGSGSKKRFRTKFSQEQKEKMQELADKLGWRIQREDEELVQQLCNETGVRRQVFKVWMHNNKNTLGKKP